The Plasmodium brasilianum strain Bolivian I chromosome 14, whole genome shotgun sequence genome contains a region encoding:
- a CDS encoding protein AAP4, with protein sequence MNSMKGSSFVLPNNVVPPRIYNEINTNNLDNADIYEYCNNKLNASYLSTVSSHPPLYREKVFYKPSIIKGAATIQTYNPPDAQRRKLSCLNSFPCLRGNFRSNNPMNSRHAIKANNNDLQGRISKGACFLNNNNNNSTNSNNNNSNNNKPTVMSNGFEKNVYDERFVIPVSIDSHVRSIAPYVQSNTRENYANFHNEKMKEMVKNKIYNNEPFKKRVSKEKLPEPIIKNKINELIREKDEQIKELERNIEKEKQQNEIEDNDLMDNQKLKERLLDQKIKYEETLKHLKKVETEKRTLKSSLNVRDKVLTKLESEIGSVDMENDFLLKLKENTSLNDIHNIFKCLHGGVKGMGMNRSQINEKNENQINGKNEKKINVKNGRKQKNAKWQKGEKTAEWYKSEEVEDLDDSELSKKKDDKSWYKTRSTCEDILLSTDDITNSEKRTYSMKEKKISKMKTSSFESSSDVYSLKSTIVELEKEIYDLKEENKNVNFKYENTFEALSELRKDTLEYMESIVSRDMRIAYMESMLQKCERDLTKLREHFRKQQISAKEKIEKLISEIKILEKQSSHLQSMIQEKDSQIVLLKSEIVRNEILVKQYEERNKELQSELRLMCTNLENVIDASNKKDLFMNELEKQIRENEVHRQNAYLKEVAKNRKIHANMKFKEILYDKSAKHQVDELHNLKKELYLNKIQMQKAKDAFEVLKNVPKSRHVTKYKGEHNSVDIDNSIVHNFSEYKNEKNTVNTTFEEKVSTDVGIEYKPKNSVVKKKKKKETITTA encoded by the coding sequence ATGAACAGTATGAAAGGTTCTTCATTTGTTTTACCGAATAACGTAGTACCTCCGAGAATATACAATGAAATTAACACAAATAACCTGGATAATGCAGACATATATGAATACTGtaacaataaattaaatgcaTCTTATTTGTCTACGGTGAGCTCTCATCCTCCGCTGTACAGagaaaaagtattttataaACCAAGTATAATAAAAGGGGCAGCAACAATTCAAACTTATAATCCTCCAGATGCACAACGAAGAAAACTAAGTTGTTTAAATTCGTTTCCTTGCTTAAGGGGGAATTTTAGATCGAATAATCCGATGAATTCAAGGCATGCCATTAAGGCTAATAATAACGATTTACAAGGAAGGATTAGCAAAGGGGCAtgctttttaaataataataataataatagtaccaatagtaataataataatagtaataataataaaccaACTGTTATGTCAAATGgctttgaaaaaaatgtatacgaTGAAAGATTTGTAATTCCTGTTTCAATCGATTCGCATGTACGTAGCATTGCACCTTATGTACAGTCTAACACACGAGAAAACTATGCCAACTttcataatgaaaaaatgaaagaaatggtgaaaaacaaaatatacaataatgAACCGTTTAAAAAACGAGTATCCAAAGAAAAATTACCTGAACCgatcataaaaaataaaataaacgaatTAATTAGAGAAAAAGATGAACAAATTAAAGAATTAGAAAGGAAtatagaaaaggaaaaacaacaAAACGAAATAGAGGATAACGACTTAATGGATAAccaaaaattaaaggaaagGCTTCTAGatcagaaaataaaatatgaagaaaccCTAAAACATTTGAAAAAAGTAGAAACCGAGAAAAGAACCCTAAAATCGAGTTTAAATGTACGAGATAAAGTGTTAACAAAATTAGAAAGTGAGATAGGTTCAGTAGATATGGAAAATGATTTCTTACTTAAGTTAAAGGAAAACACAAGTTTGAACGACATacacaatatttttaaatgccTACATGGAGGTGTAAAAGGGATGGGAATGAATAGAAgccaaataaatgaaaagaatgaaaatcaaataaatggaaagaatgaaaaaaaaataaatgtaaagaacggaagaaagcaaaaaaatgcaaaatggCAGAAAGGTGAAAAGACTGCAGAGTGGTACAAAAGTGAAGAAGTAGAAGATTTAGATGATTCTGAgttaagcaaaaaaaaggatgacAAGAGCTGGTATAAGACAAGGAGCACATGCGAGGATATCCTCCTATCAACAGACGATATTACAAACAGTGAAAAAAGGACGTATagtatgaaagaaaaaaaaatctcaaaaatgaaaacgtCTTCCTTTGAAAGTAGTAGTGATGTGTATTCATTGAAGTCAACCATTGTTGAACTAGAAAAGGAAATTTATGATttgaaagaagaaaataagaacGTTAATTTTAAGTATGAAAATACATTTGAAGCATTAAGTGAACTAAGAAAGGATACGTTAGAATATATGGAATCAATCGTTTCTCGTGATATGAGAATTGCATATATGGAGAGCATGTTACAAAAATGTGAAAGAGACTTAACAAAATTAAGAGAGCATTTTAGAAAACAACAAATAAgtgcaaaagaaaaaatagaaaaactTATATccgaaataaaaattttagaaaaacaGTCTTCACATTTACAATCCATGATACAAGAAAAAGATTCGCAAATTGTTCTATTAAAAAGTGAAATAGTACGTAACGAAATATTAGTTAAACAATATGaggaaagaaataaagaattacAAAGTGAACTTCGATTAATGTGTACCAACTTAGAAAATGTTATTGATGCATCAAATAAGAAagatttatttatgaatgagctagaaaaacaaataagaGAAAATGAAGTACATAGACAAAATGCCTACTTAAAAGAAGTTgctaaaaatagaaaaattcatgcaaatatgaaatttaaagaaatattatatgacAAGTCAGCAAAGCATCAAGTAGATGAgttacataatttaaaaaaagaattatatttaaataaaatacaaatgcaAAAAGCAAAAGATGCTTTTGAAGTACTCAAAAATGTTCCAAAGTCGCGTCATGTAACCAAGTATAAAGGCGAACATAATTCTGTAGATATTGATAATAgtattgttcataatttttcagaatacaaaaatgaaaaaaacacTGTAAATACAACATTTGAAGAAAAAGTATCGACTGATGTTGGTATAGAATATAAACCCAAAAATTCGGtagttaagaaaaaaaaaaaaaaagaaaccaTAACAACTGCGTAG